The following proteins are encoded in a genomic region of Rhinoraja longicauda isolate Sanriku21f chromosome 28, sRhiLon1.1, whole genome shotgun sequence:
- the LOC144607115 gene encoding gamma-interferon-inducible lysosomal thiol reductase-like — translation MKLLAELLILSLCAVGKRCWNEGAGNWPPVHISVFYESLCPDCRAFMVHQLCPVWTRMREVLNITLVPFGNAEVIQGAQGEQFRCQHGEEECLGNMIQSCMIHHLKNTWSYLPVVCCMESAPTVLTAAQQCLQAHAPAMTWETISDCVNEELGSHLMHLNARRTNDLEPPHLYVPWILINGVYSEDTQHHAETNLLDVVCQSYTGSLPAVCGQRICI, via the exons ATGAAGCTTCTGGCGGAGCTGCTCATTCTATCTCTTTGTGCA GTTGGGAAAAGGTGTTGGAACGAGGGGGCCGGGAATTGGCCTCCTGTGCACATCAGCGTATTCTACGAATCCCTGTGTCCCGATTGTCGGGCCTTCATGGTCCATCAACTCTGCCCGGTGTGGACGAGGATGAGGGAGGTTCTGAACATCACCCTGGTACCGTTCGgcaatgctgag GTAATTCAAGGTGCCCAGGGCGAGCAGTTCAGGTGCCAACACGGGGAGGAAGAGTGTCTGGGAAATATGATCCAG AGTTGCATGATCCATCACCTGAAGAACACCTGGTCTTACCTGCCGGTGGTTTGCTGCATGGAGTCTGCCCCCACAGTGCTCACAGCGGCCCAGCAG tgtttacaagcccacGCGCCAGCCATGACCTGGGAGACCATCAGCGATTGTGTCAATGAAGAGTTGGGCTCCCACCTCATGCATCTAAATGCTCGCAGGACCAACGATCTGGAGCCACCACATCTTTATGTCCCTTGGATTCTCATCAACGGG GTTTACTCTGAGGATACCCAGCATCATGCAGAGACTAACCTCCTGGACGTGGTCTGTCAGTCCTACACA GGTTCTCTACCTGCGGTTTGTGGTCAACGAATTTGCATCTAA